From one Paenibacillus terrae HPL-003 genomic stretch:
- a CDS encoding pyridoxamine 5'-phosphate oxidase family protein, whose product MRRKEFTVAEEEEIEQFLSEVSFGFLGMNSEDGFPRVVPLNFAYGNGVFYIHGSRAGEKMERMKDDNRVTFSAAKEYALIPSYFTDEHMACPATSFFKSITVRGHAEQVVELEEKASAFSIFMSKLQPEGGYDDIDASDPRYASRLKGVALIKIVPDEWTAKFKFGQNIKGQERQQIIDGLQNRGLDDDLTTIEMMRKFCPHP is encoded by the coding sequence ATGAGAAGAAAAGAATTTACGGTGGCAGAAGAAGAGGAAATAGAGCAATTTCTGAGCGAGGTCAGTTTCGGATTTCTGGGCATGAATAGCGAGGACGGGTTTCCGCGTGTGGTACCCCTGAATTTTGCTTATGGAAATGGTGTTTTTTATATTCATGGCAGCCGTGCTGGAGAGAAGATGGAACGGATGAAGGATGACAACCGGGTCACTTTTTCCGCCGCCAAAGAGTATGCGCTAATTCCATCTTATTTTACGGATGAACATATGGCATGTCCGGCGACTTCATTTTTTAAAAGTATTACCGTGCGTGGTCATGCGGAGCAGGTAGTGGAACTGGAAGAAAAGGCGTCTGCGTTTTCCATTTTTATGAGTAAATTGCAACCAGAAGGCGGCTATGATGATATTGATGCCAGCGATCCCCGGTATGCTTCACGTCTGAAAGGGGTCGCGCTGATCAAGATTGTACCGGATGAGTGGACTGCCAAATTCAAATTCGGGCAGAATATTAAAGGTCAGGAACGTCAACAGATTATCGACGGTTTGCAAAACCGGGGGCTGGATGATGATCTGACAACCATTGAAATGATGCGCAAATTTTGTCCTCACCCCTGA
- a CDS encoding TetR/AcrR family transcriptional regulator: MRAGVRSREGRRLLLEAGAEEFAQTGFYQTKVSSIAARAGLTQPDFYIHFESKEQMYEELVESFRMLVNETVQCMKVEPEQSHAEILSQGQMFLESVFRMLSNNPAITRVGFYQAADSVRIKAEMAGHIKKNLLAAQRWGSCREELDPGLTAECVVGLIERLTLTKLLTGRESPSVLAKQTRNLLYHGLLTHEGSEIKA, from the coding sequence ATGAGGGCAGGAGTCAGAAGTCGGGAAGGTCGACGGTTGTTACTGGAGGCAGGGGCTGAGGAGTTCGCTCAGACCGGTTTTTATCAGACAAAGGTAAGTTCGATTGCGGCGCGTGCGGGATTGACGCAGCCGGATTTTTATATTCATTTTGAGAGTAAGGAGCAGATGTATGAGGAGCTTGTCGAGAGCTTCCGTATGTTGGTGAATGAGACGGTTCAATGTATGAAGGTGGAGCCGGAGCAAAGCCACGCTGAAATTTTGAGCCAGGGACAAATGTTTCTGGAATCGGTTTTTCGTATGTTATCCAATAATCCGGCGATAACCCGTGTCGGATTTTACCAGGCGGCAGACTCGGTGCGTATCAAGGCAGAAATGGCAGGTCATATTAAAAAAAATCTGCTTGCTGCACAACGATGGGGCTCTTGCCGTGAGGAATTGGACCCGGGGCTGACGGCGGAATGCGTCGTTGGCTTGATTGAACGGTTGACGTTAACCAAATTACTGACTGGACGCGAAAGTCCATCCGTGCTTGCCAAGCAGACACGAAACCTGCTGTATCATGGCTTGCTGACGCATGAAGGAAGCGAAATCAAAGCTTAA
- a CDS encoding MFS transporter produces the protein MSSQHALPDELKERSGLLSQPKAVWAVAFACVISFMGLGLVDPILPAIADQLHATKSQVSLLFTSYNLVTGVAMLITGVVSSRLGVKWTLLTGILLIIVFAGLGGTADTVGGIVGYRAGWGLGNALFIATALSAIVGLSTSGTAKAIILYEAALGLGISVGPLLGGELGSISWRGPFFGVAALMVVGFLFITFMLPSIPKPKKRRSLADPFKALSYPALFTLGIVALLYNFGFFTLMAYSPYVMHLDEHGLGYVFFGWGIMLAFTSVFVAPKIQARFSVVSSISVMLTLFAIDLGVMAIGTVAGSPTTVIVAVIVAGIFLGINNTLITTAVMQAAPVERSTASAAYSFMRFLGGAISPWLAGKLSEWYTAETPFYFGALMVLLGVAVLIVRRRHMQDIQIDAH, from the coding sequence ATGAGTTCACAACATGCATTACCTGATGAGTTAAAGGAACGTTCAGGCTTGCTGTCTCAGCCCAAGGCGGTATGGGCGGTTGCTTTTGCCTGTGTTATTTCATTTATGGGACTGGGATTAGTCGATCCCATCCTCCCGGCGATCGCCGATCAGCTTCATGCCACCAAAAGCCAGGTGTCGCTGCTGTTCACCAGCTATAATCTGGTGACAGGCGTGGCTATGCTCATTACGGGCGTAGTGTCCAGCCGATTGGGTGTCAAATGGACACTGCTGACCGGAATATTGCTCATTATTGTGTTTGCCGGGTTGGGCGGTACAGCCGATACGGTTGGCGGGATTGTGGGCTACCGGGCAGGCTGGGGTCTGGGGAACGCCCTGTTTATTGCAACGGCGCTGTCAGCGATTGTAGGTCTGTCGACTTCGGGAACGGCCAAAGCGATTATTTTGTATGAGGCGGCACTGGGTCTAGGGATTTCGGTTGGTCCGCTGCTTGGCGGTGAGTTAGGCTCCATTTCTTGGCGCGGTCCGTTCTTCGGTGTAGCTGCGTTGATGGTCGTGGGGTTTTTGTTCATTACATTTATGCTGCCTTCAATTCCGAAGCCTAAAAAGCGCAGGTCACTTGCCGATCCGTTCAAAGCGCTCAGCTATCCGGCCTTATTCACGCTCGGTATTGTGGCGTTGTTATATAATTTTGGATTTTTTACGCTGATGGCGTATTCTCCATATGTGATGCATTTGGACGAGCACGGTTTGGGCTATGTCTTTTTCGGCTGGGGGATTATGCTGGCCTTTACCTCGGTGTTTGTAGCACCGAAGATTCAAGCACGCTTTAGCGTGGTATCTTCCATTAGTGTCATGCTGACACTGTTTGCCATTGATTTAGGTGTCATGGCGATAGGAACGGTCGCAGGCTCACCGACGACTGTCATTGTTGCGGTAATCGTGGCTGGTATTTTTCTGGGGATTAACAATACATTGATCACAACGGCTGTTATGCAGGCTGCTCCGGTGGAGCGTTCCACGGCATCTGCGGCCTATAGCTTCATGCGCTTTCTGGGTGGGGCGATCTCACCGTGGCTTGCAGGGAAGCTGTCCGAGTGGTATACGGCGGAAACTCCATTTTATTTTGGCGCATTGATGGTACTGCTGGGTGTAGCGGTGCTGATCGTACGTCGTCGGCATATGCAGGATATACAGATTGATGCTCACTAA
- a CDS encoding universal stress protein: protein MSEYKHILVAIDGSQHAMKALEAAKTLSKQLQGEPHLTVLHVNPALSMNEPPVGVDVDERIEEEGRHILEPASDFLKDEGISYRMLTGHGDPASIICQSAEQEQADLIIMGTRGKGLVSEIILGSVSHHVIQHAPCPVLTVK, encoded by the coding sequence ATGAGTGAATATAAACATATTCTGGTCGCGATTGATGGTTCGCAGCACGCCATGAAGGCGCTGGAAGCAGCCAAGACGTTGTCCAAACAGCTTCAGGGGGAACCGCATCTGACCGTATTGCATGTAAATCCGGCTTTATCCATGAATGAGCCACCGGTTGGGGTGGATGTCGATGAGCGAATTGAAGAGGAAGGGCGTCATATATTGGAGCCAGCATCCGACTTTTTGAAGGACGAGGGTATTTCGTACCGCATGCTGACAGGGCATGGTGATCCGGCGAGTATCATTTGCCAAAGTGCAGAGCAGGAGCAGGCGGATCTGATCATTATGGGAACGCGAGGCAAAGGGCTCGTTTCGGAAATAATACTGGGTAGCGTCAGCCATCATGTGATTCAGCATGCACCTTGCCCTGTGCTAACGGTAAAATGA
- a CDS encoding aldehyde dehydrogenase family protein — translation MQQHLFIGGEWKAAQSYTALKSPYSGEVIAEVAEATAEDANAAIQAAFDARAEMRAMPAHQRSAILEKLADLLDARRDDAARIIAREASKPWKAALAEVDRTVQTYKFAAEEAKRIYGETIPMDAAPGGEGRMAYTLKEPVGVVGAITPFNFPMNLVAHKVGPALAAGNTVVLKPAEQTPLSAYLIAELLEQAGLPAGALNVISGDGKTLGDVLVTDSRVSYITFTGSPAVGTEIRSKAGLKRVTLELGSNAAVIIDRDTDVDAVIDRCVSGAFANQGQVCISIQRIYVVEELYDTFVSRFVEAAGRLKVGDPLEPDTDVSALISAKAVQRVREWLDEAVQAGAKIALGGQAEGGILKPTVLLDVNPASKVSCREVFAPLVLIHPVSSIDEAVHHVNDSIYGLQAGIYTRNITTALDAADKLEVGGVVINDIPSFRVDHMPYGGVKQSGTGREGVKYAMEEMLETKLVIIKR, via the coding sequence ATGCAGCAGCATTTATTTATTGGTGGTGAATGGAAAGCAGCACAATCGTATACGGCATTGAAATCACCGTATTCCGGGGAGGTCATTGCAGAGGTAGCAGAGGCGACAGCAGAGGATGCTAACGCAGCCATTCAGGCGGCATTCGACGCCCGCGCTGAAATGCGGGCTATGCCTGCGCATCAGCGGTCAGCCATTTTGGAGAAGCTGGCTGATTTGCTGGACGCGCGGCGTGATGATGCGGCGCGTATCATTGCACGCGAAGCGTCCAAACCGTGGAAGGCTGCGCTGGCAGAGGTTGACCGGACGGTGCAAACCTACAAGTTTGCAGCCGAGGAAGCCAAGCGGATTTACGGGGAGACGATCCCGATGGATGCCGCACCGGGCGGTGAGGGCCGTATGGCCTACACCCTCAAGGAGCCTGTCGGCGTTGTGGGAGCCATTACGCCGTTTAACTTCCCGATGAACCTGGTCGCTCACAAGGTGGGTCCCGCTTTGGCGGCAGGCAACACGGTCGTGTTGAAGCCAGCGGAACAGACGCCGCTGTCGGCTTACCTGATCGCGGAGCTGCTGGAGCAGGCCGGATTGCCTGCGGGGGCGCTTAATGTGATCAGCGGTGACGGCAAAACCCTTGGTGACGTGCTTGTCACCGATTCGCGCGTCAGCTATATCACCTTTACCGGTAGTCCGGCGGTCGGCACGGAAATCCGCTCCAAGGCTGGCTTGAAGCGGGTCACGCTGGAGCTGGGCTCCAATGCAGCGGTCATCATCGACCGTGATACGGATGTGGACGCGGTCATCGACCGTTGTGTAAGCGGAGCGTTTGCCAATCAGGGGCAGGTGTGTATCTCGATTCAACGTATTTACGTCGTTGAAGAACTATATGATACCTTTGTTTCCCGATTCGTAGAGGCAGCAGGGCGCTTAAAAGTCGGCGATCCGCTGGAGCCGGACACGGACGTATCCGCACTCATTTCAGCCAAGGCTGTCCAACGTGTTCGTGAATGGCTGGATGAAGCCGTTCAGGCGGGCGCAAAGATCGCTCTGGGCGGTCAAGCCGAAGGCGGGATTTTGAAGCCCACCGTTCTGCTGGATGTGAACCCGGCTTCCAAGGTGTCCTGTCGCGAGGTGTTTGCCCCGCTTGTGCTGATTCATCCCGTAAGCTCTATAGATGAAGCCGTTCATCATGTGAACGATTCGATTTATGGCTTGCAGGCGGGAATTTACACTCGTAATATTACGACTGCGCTGGATGCAGCGGACAAGCTTGAGGTTGGCGGCGTGGTGATCAATGATATTCCAAGCTTCCGTGTCGACCACATGCCGTATGGTGGTGTGAAGCAAAGCGGCACCGGGCGTGAAGGTGTAAAATATGCCATGGAAGAAATGCTGGAGACCAAGCTGGTCATCATTAAAAGGTAA